The genomic window TCTCGCTCACCCGTTGCTAGCCGTTGGCCAGAGGGTCGATGAAGCGGCGCTTGATCTCGGCGAGGTCATCTTTTGTGGCGCGGTGGTACCAGACGTTGTCCGGCATGATGGCGATATTCGGACCGAGGGCGCACTGGCCGAGGCACATGACGCGGGAGACGCGCAGCCGCCCTTTCAGGCCCTTCGATTTGGCGTAGGCTTTCAGCTCTTCCTGAAGCGGCTTCGAGCCGCGAGGGGCACAAGCATCCTCCCCCGCCGGGCGCTCGTTGACGCAGACGAAGATGACGCGATCGAAGGGAATCTTCTCAGGCCGCGGCACGTAGAGGGGAAGAGGCTTCCGTGATTTCGATCATTCGATCCAGAGCGGTGCGCGCGCCCGGCGCGATCTCAGGCGCTACCTGAATGCGATTCACCACGCGTCCGCCTACCAACCCCTCCAAGACCCAGAGCAGATAGGACGGATGAATCCGGTACATCGTGGAGCAAGGACATACGATCGGGTCGAGGCAGTAGATCAATTTGTCCGGATGCTTCTGGGAGAGCCGGTGCACCAGGTTGACCTCGGTTCCCACCGCCCACTGAGATCCCGCGGGAGAGGCCTCGATGGCGTGCGCGATCTGCTCGGTGGAGCCGACGTCGTCCGATGCCTCCACCACATCCCACGTGCACTCCGGATGAACCATGACACGAATGCCGGCGTGCTCCTCGCGGGCTTTTCGGATCTGGTCCACGGTGAACCTCGTGTGGACGGAGCAATGACCCTTCCACAGGATCATCCGCGACCGACGAATGGCCTCCGGCGCATGCCCCCCATAGGGCTTCCGAGGATCCCACAGAATCATGCGGTCGAGAGGGATGCCCATCTTCAGCGCCGTGTTGCGGCCCAGATGCTGATCGGGAAAGAAGAAGACGCGCTCGGAGTGCTCGAACGCCCATCGAATGATCTTGGCCGCATTGGATGAGGTGCAGACCGCGCCGCCGTTATCGCCGGTGAGCGCCTTGAGCGATGCCGCGGAGTTCATGTATGTGACCGGCACCACCTCGCGGGTGACTTCCTGAAGCTCTGCCCAGGACTCGCGGACTTGATCCGGTGGGGCCATGTCCGCCATGGAGCATCCGGCCGTGAGATTGGGGAGAATGACCGCCTGCCGATCCTGAGTAAGCACATCCGCCGTTTCGGCCATGAAGTGGACGCCGCAGAAGACGATAAAGTCGCTCCCCTGCGCAGCGGCAGATTTCGAAAGTTTGTAGGAGTCTCCCGTGAAGTCGGCAAACCGGATGATTTCGTCCCGCTGGTAGTGATGGCCCAGTATCACCAAGCGATCGCCCAGCTTGGACTTCGCCGCCGGGATGCGTTCGGACAGCTCCTTCGACGGGAGGTGGAGATAATTCTCCGGAATCCGCTGCCATGTGTCGCGCGCTTCCGCCGGAACTTGGTCCAGCGGTTCGATCGCATACGACGTTTCGTGGTCGTCGAATTCACACAGGGCGTCGGGCGCAAGAGCCATTAGAGAAATGGTAGTCCTCATCGGAGGGTGAAGCAAGGTCGTGGTTCGATCCGCCGTGGCGGACTCACCACGAGCGGCGTTCCGGGCGGTCTGCCTGCCCGCCAATCGGCAGGCGGGGAGGCCGCCCCTACTGCTGGATCGCGGGTCGGACGGAGCGGCCGCAGGAGGTCTTGGCCACACGCGCATCGGCGGCCAGGGCGTGGTTCGGAAAATCGTCCACCACGCGGGCGTAGTATCGGCCGGCCTCGCTACAATCGCTCTCCGCGTAGTATGAGTTCGCCACCTGATAGTACGCGAGGGGAACGAACCGGCTCTTCGGGTAGTCCTTGGCCGCTTGAAGATACTCCACCCTCGCCTGGTCATACTGGCGGAGCTCCATGTAGCTCTCCGCGATGAGATACTGGCTCTCAGCGGCCTGCGGGCTTCGCGGATATTGCTCCGTCACCATCCCGTAGTAGACGATGGCTTTCCGGAGATCGCCCAACCTCTGCCGATGGAGATCGCCCACTTTCTTGAGCGCTTCCGGGGCGAGATCGGTTGAAGAATACTTGCGTGAAAGTGACAGATAGGCGCTGACCGCTCTGGGGTAGTCGTGAAGCTGGCTCGCGTAACCCCCGGCTGCAAGGTAGAGCGCCTTCGGCGCAAAGCTGGTCTTCGGAAATCTGAGGCTGAAGGCGTGAAATTGTTCGACGGCTTCCGAGTAGTTTCCCGTGCGCCAGAGACGGAACGCCTCCTCCAGCACGCGCTCGGGCTCGCGGCTGCAGCCGGCCCCGAAAACCATCACGCCGCAGAGCAGACTATATGTCCAGGTTCGCCACATTGAGCGCGTTTTCCTGAATGAATTCCTTGCGGGCTTGAACGTTTTCTCCCATGAGCATGCTGACCGCCGAGTCCGCCTCCTCCACGTCCTCCAGAGTCACCTGCATGAGCGATCGTTTCTGGGGGTCCATCGTCGTCTCCCAAAGCTGGCCCGGGTTCATCTCGCCCAGCCCTTTGTATCTCTGGATGGAGAGCCCCTCGCGACCCGCGGCGAGAACCTCTCCCGCCAGTTCCACGCGGCGATGAATCTCCTTCTTGTTCGACCCCACCACCAGCACGTACGGGGGTGCTCCCAGTTTGTCCGTTTCCTTCATCCGGTGAATCCACTCCAGATACTCGGGGCTCCCGAGGATTTCCCCGTCGAGTCGACCCGCCCACTCGACTCCCATCTTCCGCAGGAGGTAGGTGATAGCCGCGGTTTGATCGCCCTTCGCCGATTGGTGCTCGATATCGATCGTCTGGAAGCCGTCCACTTTCTCGATCCACTTGATGGCCTTCTTGAGTTTGGGCTCCAAGCTGGATTTCGACTTCAACTCTTTGGCTTCGTCCACTCCGGCCAAGGCCAGGGCCTCCAACACCAAGGCGCTCAACCCCTTCCTCTCGAAACTTTCCAAAACCCGATGCGCGCGCGTCAAGCTCTTCAGCATCTCCTTGAGCTTTGGCCCCGTGAGGACGTGCCCGTTCGCCTCCACTTTCGCTTGTTCCACCGCGCGCTCAACGACGAATTCCTCAAATTGTCCGTCGTCCTTCAAATACTGTTCCTGCTTGTTTCCTTCCTTCACCCGATAGAGCGGCGGCTGGGCGATGTAGATCATTCCCTTCTCGACGAGGTCCGTCATCTGCCGGAAGAGAAACGTCAAGATGAGCGTTCGAATGTGCGAGCCATCCACGTCGGCATCGCTCATGAGAATGATTTTCTTGTAACGGAGCCGTTCGAGATTGAAGTCCTCTTTCCCGATGCCCGTTCCCACCGCCGTGATGAGGGCGCAGATCTCATCGTTGGTGAGCAGCCGGTCGAGTCGCGTCTTCTCCGCATTCAGAATTTTGCCCTTGAGAGGAAGGATGGCCTGGAACCGACGGTCGCGCCCTTGTTTTGCGGATCCGCCTGCCGACTCGCCCTCGACGATGAACAGCTCGCTTCGCTCCGGATCGCGCT from Nitrospirota bacterium includes these protein-coding regions:
- a CDS encoding (2Fe-2S) ferredoxin domain-containing protein, whose amino-acid sequence is MPRPEKIPFDRVIFVCVNERPAGEDACAPRGSKPLQEELKAYAKSKGLKGRLRVSRVMCLGQCALGPNIAIMPDNVWYHRATKDDLAEIKRRFIDPLANG
- the nadA gene encoding quinolinate synthase NadA, giving the protein MALAPDALCEFDDHETSYAIEPLDQVPAEARDTWQRIPENYLHLPSKELSERIPAAKSKLGDRLVILGHHYQRDEIIRFADFTGDSYKLSKSAAAQGSDFIVFCGVHFMAETADVLTQDRQAVILPNLTAGCSMADMAPPDQVRESWAELQEVTREVVPVTYMNSAASLKALTGDNGGAVCTSSNAAKIIRWAFEHSERVFFFPDQHLGRNTALKMGIPLDRMILWDPRKPYGGHAPEAIRRSRMILWKGHCSVHTRFTVDQIRKAREEHAGIRVMVHPECTWDVVEASDDVGSTEQIAHAIEASPAGSQWAVGTEVNLVHRLSQKHPDKLIYCLDPIVCPCSTMYRIHPSYLLWVLEGLVGGRVVNRIQVAPEIAPGARTALDRMIEITEASSPLRAAA
- a CDS encoding tetratricopeptide repeat protein, with translation MMVFGAGCSREPERVLEEAFRLWRTGNYSEAVEQFHAFSLRFPKTSFAPKALYLAAGGYASQLHDYPRAVSAYLSLSRKYSSTDLAPEALKKVGDLHRQRLGDLRKAIVYYGMVTEQYPRSPQAAESQYLIAESYMELRQYDQARVEYLQAAKDYPKSRFVPLAYYQVANSYYAESDCSEAGRYYARVVDDFPNHALAADARVAKTSCGRSVRPAIQQ